The DNA segment TTCTGTTTTCTTGAAGGATTTTTGAACTCTTGCTGTCTGTCATGTTAAACCAGTGATGTTTTAGTCACCATCTATATTATGCTAATGGAGTTTTCATGGCTATTATTATATCCATGGAAAATTTTATCGCTGTATTAGAAATTCATACGGTTCGATTACATGCTAGACCTCTTGGAGAGTGGCCTGAAATctttgcaaaaacaaaaaaaatgtggtcAGTTTTTGCATAGAAGTGTGATCCCAACCAGGATGTGAGATAAGCTGCCATGAGGCCCATGCTGTTCGCTCTTCTTCAACCAAAGTTTGAGCATAAGAGTGCGCAAACCAAAAGTGAAACCGTTTTTTCCGAATTCGTAATCCCGTAGCAAAAACGTATTCCTGGGAGAAACGTGCTTCTAGGCCTTGTGGGTCATACTGGGCCTTCCTCTTTCTCGTTGGTAGAtatttccaatatttttatccATCTCACACATATtccaatataaaaaaatatattcctattTTATCGAATCACAATACAACTATTTCTTACTTTGTTATCTATTTCcaatacaattaattttttactttcacaaattttgatgtaataattactttaaaaataaaattatttcagAACAAATGTAAAGaattaaaaatgaatttattattGGACGAAGGTAGTATACACTTCTTGTCTTTTCCCtactaaaataattaaaaaaataagatctCTTTCCCTTTCGAAACCACCGAAACCCACCAGCGGCGAGGGGAGcggacgccgaggcggcggcggggttcgTCGATGCGTTCGTAAGTGGCAAAGTTTCGCAAAATTTCGCCTTCTCTGGAGTGGGTGTTACTTCGGTATTGGTTTCTGTTGGTTCCTTGGCGACAAGATGAGATGTGGTTAGGGTTCTTCGTGTGGTTACTGTGGATTCCGGGAGAATTTTGTGTCTTGGAGTGGGGGAGAATTTTGTGTGAATTTTAGGTTGATAAATGAATAGTGATGGCTTTCCTTGAGTTGAGGGGTGTTTGATCTTGAATTTTCTTGATTGATCCCACCTGAATTAGATTCAGAAGTAGGAGCATGCTTATCCTGGAAATTGGCTAACAGAGGAGTGACACTATGACAGGGAAGAAAGCGAAGGAATGCAGGAGTGGATGATATTGtcagagtagaaaaaaaaagtttttcccCCCTCTTTTATGGGCAAAGATATGTTAGTACCATGAAGCTTTTGGGCAGTCATAAGGAGGAGAAAGGGGTAATCTTGATATGGTGGTGATTAGTTTCTTCAGTTCCATTGTTCCTCTGTGATagtccattatctaaaaaacctCTGTGGTAGTTAAAATTGACTTGAATTATATTGCTTAAATGTATTAAATGCATGGTTTATACGTTCCTCGATTTGGTTTGTTctgaaattttgtgaaattattGCTTTCAGGAAGATCTGGTAGATCCCAGGAGCAAACCATGGCTTCTAAGAAAGCCTTGGCAATGCAGCCAAGCAAGAAAATTTGCATGACCTTGTTGCCGCAAGACATTGTTGAACTGATACTTCTGAGGCTTCCGGTAAGCACTCTGCTGAGGTGCCGTGGTGTCTGCAAGCAATGGGATGGCATTATTCGGGATCCTCAGTTTGCCATGGCGCACATCCAGCGTGCGCCACGTCGCCCCCTATTTTTCTTTCAACGAGAGAATTTAGTCCATCTCCTCTACCCTAGTGAAGCAATCCTCTTTGATGAAGCATGGTCACCATCAAAATGGGTTGTACCTGTGATCGAGCCTGATGATTTTTTATGTGCTTCATGCAATGGACTTATTTGTTTATACTCGGATAAATCAACAATCAAGATAGCCAACCTTGCAACTGGTGAATGTATGCATCTAGTAAAACCTGTCAGGAACTCAAAGACTGATCACTTCTCTTATTACAGCTTTGGGTTTCACCCAGTGACAAAACAATACAAGGTAATGCACTTTCTTCGTGACGAGCACCTCCATGTTGGTACTAGCTTCAGCATAATTCAAGTTTACACACTCGGTGATGAGAAATGGAGAGATGTTAGAACTCCACAGGCTTTAAGCTTGAGATGTGTGGAAAGATCTGGAGTTGTCAATGTTGATGGGGCAATGTATTGGCTGACTGAAGATGAGGAAAGTGTTTGGAAACATGCAGTTGTGACCTTTGATCTCAGTGAAGAACTTTTCCAGTGGTTACAGCTCCCAGCAGTTGATCCTGCAAACTATGTGCTTGGTGATCCTGACCAGTGGCTGATTACAGAGGTTGATAGCAATGTGTCTGTAAGCTATTACGAGACAGGGAAGCTGCATATCTGGACAATTGACAGCAAGATAGAGCAAAGCTGGAGTCAGAAGTACAACATTCGCTTATCAATGCTTGAAGTTCCAGGACCACATTGGATCTGCGGTGATAAGATTATCTTGCATGATTTTAATAAGAACCTATATTTCTATGAGTTGATGGGGAAGAATTCTGAGATTGAGTCGAGCAAGTTAGTGAAGCAAGTGAGATTCAGCCCCCGCAACAACGTGCAATGCTTTATGTTTGTGAAGTCGCTTGTACGGTTGGATGCATTCAGAAAGGCTGGTGTTGTGCGTAGGCCAAAGCGACAGGAGGGTTGGAAATTGAAGAAGTGGGAAGTGTGGATGGATAGGCTCCATCGACTAGAGAATCATTGCAGAAGTATCCATGATATGAAACACAAGATTTATGTATATAGCTAGACTTTCTTTACATAATAGGATTCACGAATTTTTCTTGATGGTTTGACAAATTCCTAACTCATAGTTACTCTTTTCTGTAGGAAAATGCAGATAAAATGGGCATGGAGATCAAACTAGATTTGCAGCAGACACCAGATTTGGTAAACTTACTGCTTCTGCATCGAATTGGAAGTTGTGCAGCTTTTCATATTTCTGGTAAAAAATAGCTGTGAATATATTGTAATTAAAACTATTGCAATTATCTTGTGTGTGAATGCTGCAGGATAGTTCCCTGCGGCTGATCAACTGGTTGGAGTATAGGCGGGTACTAGAGATATTGTGTGTTAATCTCGAcaacatgcatgaagtattaacgGTATGTGGGTGGGCTGATGTGTTTACTTCTTAGggtctctttgtttaggcttagttTTTTAAGTCAGCTTTTggcttatataatttataagccGATGGATTTAAAGTCCTAAATTTAAGGATGAAATTATACCTCTatctcacataagccaaaaaaaaaaaacttctccaacctagcttttagCTTAATAGTGTAATACTGGCTTATGgctttaaaaaagccaaaagaaaaaactgcTTATTTTTTTAGACTTACACTTTTCAGCTCATaaaaacaaagagggcctaattATAACTATTTGTGGTTTGTTTTTGTGTCTTGTAAAACTGACAAAATTTACCTATATTTAGGTCATGAACAACACAACTGGTGCTGCCCATAATAAGGAAAGCTATGTGGCAGATCAGGTAGCTTTTTTTATAAAGATATGATATATGTTCACTGAAATAGGCGCCTGTGGGCTCTTGTTATTTATTCCTGTTCTGACCGTTTTCTTTCAGTAAGAAACAAATGAAATAATAACCTTCTATTTTCATATATTGGTATGACAGTGTTCCCTACTTCCCTTTACGTAGCTGTGTCTTGtaatcatatttttattattgacACCAAATTTATTGATGTTTTGCACCCCAGACTACACACACATAAACACAATTGACATGCTGACTGAAAATGTTGAATAAATAATGCTGAGGACAAAACCTTTATTTGTGCAATCTTACCTTATGCTATGAACAGCCATAGTGCACTGTTTCATTCATCATAAAGACAAAAGGTAAGATAACAAGTGCACCGCAAATAATCGTCACAGTTTACATGGTTTTAGATCATTTAGGCCAGCAGCATATCCTTTACccataagaaaaaagaaagaaatataagAAATACTGCTACCTTTTTGTCTTGCAGTGGGTTAATAAGTATTGCACTTTGCATTTCCTGGCATGCAATGACTAACTCTTGTATTTGATCCCAACTCCCACAATTTCACAGGGTACTTCGAGTTCAGCTGTTGGCATATCTGGCTCATGACAACGACGACAATGTTAACCTCATGATATTTTGGTGATCCTTAAGTTTGTAGCAGCACAAAACTGAGCTGACACTTTTAGCTTTTGTCTGTTCAACCATGGCATCTGCCTATCATCTTTGACGCCATTATGTCTGTCATCTTTTCTTAAAATGTTACTGTTAATGTCAGTTATTGTTTACCGCAATGTTGATGGTGTCAATGCATTCATCACAACGAAGAAATTTTCCTGCAGATATCTTCCAATCTTCCATCCAGTGCCAGTATTTTATCTTGCAAATTGTGCATTTGATAGTCCTGAGTCCTGACAAGTTCCAGAACACAAGCCTTGATGTTTTCATGTTCTTGTAACTTGTAAGGTTTGGATCATGCATGCAAAAAGACTGCAATTGTGCGTAGGCCAAAGCAACCGAGGGTTGGAAATTGAAAAAGTTCTGGAGCTGGATCTGTGCAAAGTCAGAAACTCTGCAAGGATTCTTCAGCTGGATCATGAGATATTACTTAAAATAGCTACACTTCTATTAACTTAATATtgcttattcttttttttactactctctccatcccaaaatataagcatttttgaaCTCTGACATGGTCTCCGAGATactattttgaccaacaatatatataaaaataagatgttttaaataaaaagagttagatattatgatagtttgtataatgataaatctagtaacatcaattttacatgattgatcttttttattttttttctattaatagtcaaatttaaaaatgtttgacttgtcactatgctaaaaatgcttatattttagaatggagggagtattttgacAAATTACCAGCCCCTAATCACCACCCTTCTTTTTTAGGAATATGATCAAATTATAACATACttcttccatcccaaaatataaatttctagcatttaaaatcggtcctaaaatataaccACTTCTTCAcctacattctcttctcaaaCGATCATAACATTTCAcgaatttaaatttttcacctactttcatcttttcaaccaatcacaattttCTCCCATTTAATTCCAAATATTTCCTTAGTACCAAATATTTCAACCAAACACAATTTTCAACTCATTATATTTTTTGATGGTGGTAGTATCTTttagcttaaaaaaaactaacatatCTTTCCTAAATTTTGGCTGTCCATTATAGATGTTCAAGTTTTTTTTGCAAGGTGTGTCCATCAAAATTAATCGGAATTTCTGTTTAATACTCATCAAGAAACTTTCAAATTGTGCGTGACAATCTCGTCACATCATGAACACcaatacttcctctgttctaAGAGAACCAATTATTCTTAGAAGTTCATTATTTTCGATGGGGTGTATCTATCTACCAGCTCCCATTTCGCCTTGTAATCTAAAAGCTTCCTGCAAAACAAACACTGCTCGGTTGAAGAATCTTTCTGCTCGTATCCAGTGTCCAAGTTTCTGAACATTGTCATCGTCATCTGTTTCAGAGATCGACAGTCAGGAGTACTATGATTTGCGACATGACACTGACCGGTCTATCCCAGCAAAAAAAATGCAGGTTTCTTCAGGCTTCGAGCGACACATggcctgaaaaagaaaaaaaccccGATAAAACTGCAAGGAAAAATGCATGGTGAGACGGTGCTGCGGCGTTGTTCATTTCAAGAAAGGGGAGCAGGCGTCATCGAGTGCTGCAGGCATGGCGTTGTGCAGGCAGGTAGTAGTAGGAGAGAATTGGAGCTCAGGATTTTTGACGTTTGCATTTGTGTTCTTGTTGGGGATGCAGATGCAGACACAGGCACAATCAGGGAGCAGAGATGAGAGATGAGAACAGATGAGAGAGAATGTTTTGATTGAATTGAAGGGAAGCTTCATTGAAGAGTTTCTGCTCCCTAGACACTAGGGTGTGTTTTGAGAAGAAGGGGATTGAgtagattgagaagatacgcaaaacgagatgagccattagctcatgattaattgagtattgattattttaaattttaaaatggattaatatgattttttaaagcaacttttctataaaaatttttaacaaaaaaacgcaccgtttagtagtttgggaagcgtacgtgcggaaaacgaggtgcTTTCTCCCTCAATGTCCTCCAAACGAACGCTGCCTACCTCAGCATTGGCAGGACCAGGCAGGTTATTAGTCAAGGATGGAggtaacatatatattttctgaaACTCTCCTATTTGTCATTttcttttgagtaaatttcagaaaactgtagcagcatataacgtaaaagttacagttttgtgataatttcccgtgctattgttgcagcaaactgaaacatgtcgctaaagttgcagcaaactgatacatttgtcactaaagttgcagttttctgaaatttactcttttcttttcatatgcTTTGGTGTATAGTATTTTCTAAAACATAGTCACCATATGTTAATGGGATTATGA comes from the Oryza glaberrima chromosome 9, OglaRS2, whole genome shotgun sequence genome and includes:
- the LOC127784740 gene encoding F-box protein At3g22700-like isoform X1 gives rise to the protein MASKKALAMQPSKKICMTLLPQDIVELILLRLPVSTLLRCRGVCKQWDGIIRDPQFAMAHIQRAPRRPLFFFQRENLVHLLYPSEAILFDEAWSPSKWVVPVIEPDDFLCASCNGLICLYSDKSTIKIANLATGECMHLVKPVRNSKTDHFSYYSFGFHPVTKQYKVMHFLRDEHLHVGTSFSIIQVYTLGDEKWRDVRTPQALSLRCVERSGVVNVDGAMYWLTEDEESVWKHAVVTFDLSEELFQWLQLPAVDPANYVLGDPDQWLITEVDSNVSVSYYETGKLHIWTIDSKIEQSWSQKYNIRLSMLEVPGPHWICGDKIILHDFNKNLYFYELMGKNSEIESSKLVKQVRFSPRNNVQCFMFVKSLVRLDAFRKAGVVRRPKRQEGWKLKKWEVWMDRLHRLENHCRSIHDMKHKIYENADKMGMEIKLDLQQTPDLDSSLRLINWLEYRRVLEILCVNLDNMHEVLTVMNNTTGAAHNKESYVADQGTSSSAVGISGS
- the LOC127784740 gene encoding F-box protein At3g22700-like isoform X2 — protein: MASKKALAMQPSKKICMTLLPQDIVELILLRLPVSTLLRCRGVCKQWDGIIRDPQFAMAHIQRAPRRPLFFFQRENLVHLLYPSEAILFDEAWSPSKWVVPVIEPDDFLCASCNGLICLYSDKSTIKIANLATGECMHLVKPVRNSKTDHFSYYSFGFHPVTKQYKVMHFLRDEHLHVGTSFSIIQVYTLGDEKWRDVRTPQALSLRCVERSGVVNVDGAMYWLTEDEESVWKHAVVTFDLSEELFQWLQLPAVDPANYVLGDPDQWLITEVDSNVSVSYYETGKLHIWTIDSKIEQSWSQKYNIRLSMLEVPGPHWICGDKIILHDFNKNLYFYELMGKNSEIESSKLVKQVRFSPRNNVQCFMFVKSLVRLDAFRKAGVVRRPKRQEGWKLKKWEVWMDRLHRLENHCRSIHDMKHKIYENADKMGMEIKLDLQQTPDLDSSLRLINWLEYRRVLEILCVNLDNMHEVLTGTSSSAVGISGS